The Harmonia axyridis chromosome 3, icHarAxyr1.1, whole genome shotgun sequence nucleotide sequence tttacagtcaatggtgatcggtatagagccatgattactaactttttcattcctgaattgaacaaccatgatgtccaggagctgtggttccaacaagacggcgcaacatgtcacacagttcgtgccacaatcgatttattgaaagacacgtttggtgaccgcctaatttcacgttttggacctgtgaattggcctccaagatcttgtgatttaacaccgctagactactttctgtggggctatgtaaagtcattggtctatgcggataagccacaaacccttgacctttgaaagacaacattcgtcgtgttattgccgatatacggccacaaatgttgaaaaaagtcaacgaaaattggacgtccagattggactacatccaagccagccgtggcggtcatatgccagaaatcatatttaaaatctaatgccacaagattatcttgcggataaataaaattcatgtcaatcaaataatacatcgttgttttattgcaatttaaagttctatagctctaaaaaaacaccctttaccttgAAACAGCCTGCCTGTATGTAGAGGGTGTTTCGATAAAGTCAACTTGAAATGTtgagaatatttgaaaacagaAATGGGGTTTGTGTTTCCTGTAAAAACCGAAAGTGCTACTAAACTCTGAATGTATTGGATAGTTGGGCTGTTTCAGGAAactattattattggattttaaGAGACAACTACGGTAgaacacctagtatattatATAATCTAATTATACAATATCACAGTATGACCCATCAGTAAATTCGCTAGTATAGGTTATGAATATCGTTTTATAATCTATATcaaggttttttttccacaggCCTCTTTTCTGGAGCTATACTAGAGTCTGGAACATCATTATGTTTGTGGTCCCTTTCTAGAAAAGGACCTCAAGCTGCTAGTGGAATAGCGGTTGGTTTGAATATTAGCGTGGATTCACCTCAATCTATTATAAATGGATTACGGTCAGTCAAAGCAGAAGAACTTCATGAAATAGCAGCGGATATTCAGAATAAGGTAGTTCTCATTGAATtggagtattttttttttctttcagtccATAATGAATGCAGGATTATTATGAATGCTAATAAGACAGAGAAGGATTTTCCAACTAGTAATTTTGCTCGTTAATTTTGGCGTGTCTATCACTTGCTCCCCTGGAattattgatttcttttttgttaTTGAGATTCTAGAAAAATAAATGTTCGTTCATTTCAGGAATTGACAGGATCAAATCCTAGAGATGGATTCATATTTGCTCCAGTTATAGAACCAAAACACGAAGGAGCTTTTTTCACCGAAAAAAGCTATGAACTATTGAGAGAAGGAAAATTTTCACAAGTGCCAGTAATAGTGGGTTACAACTCATTGGAGGCTGCTTTCGATCTGCCAGGTATAATAAGTTATGAAATTTTACAGCAAAACGTATTTGCCGAAACCACGACCTATACTTTTGTAATATTCAtcttttaatataatatatactgtgcacgtaaagtatggaacaaattcatttttagctaaacagaccattttaagaaataatcctgaaacacgtcgatttttgatatcaatttaccgtattttaaaataataatctaatatacagggtgaattactttcgagtaatgacgccaccgtcattttttttatggaacaccccattttgcctcaattttccgattactctagctgagctgattccaaaaatgtatcacatgttgattccaattggtacagggtggacaaaaatacaatagttttgtgtgtgctcataaagtaacgcgtaacattctttattagttaaattaattaACAAtactatcaaaaatacttaGTGTCTAGCGGAaaatggtttgaatgtaacaccctgtagtttgttatatttttagattaataaaaatgtataaaaataatttctttcattctGTCTGtgagaccacaagtaccaaacatgtttggaaacagctcatttttatcaatctaaaaatttaacaaactacagggtgttacattcaaaccaattgccgctaaacaataagtatttttgataatattgttaatttaactaataaataatgttacgcgttactttatgagcacacacaaaactattgtattttcgtCCACCCTCTagcaattggaatcaacatgtgatacatttttggaatcagctcagctagagtaatcggaaaattgagacaaaatgggtttgtaccatttaaaaaaattacggtgacgtcatcactcgaaagtaattataataataataataataaatgagtttattcgaatattcaatgaattcaccctgtatattagattattattttaaaataggctaaatttaaataaaaaatcgacgtatttCAGGATTATCTCTTATAattgtctgtttagctaaaaatgaatttgttccatactttacggacacattgTAGAAATCAATCATTCAGCAggtaatatatctgatagaaaattacGCTATAGTGCTAAATGACATGAAGATAGTGGTtatgaaaaatgttaaaattcaatATCGTATAAGATCCCCAAGATGTATGTAACACATCAATTCTCTCTGGAATTTTCATATCCTGAAGgttcaaagaattttttggtgcCAATTGGTTTACAACCGATACATTTTTCGTCGTTTATTTGAAGAAGATCGGGTCGAATGTTTTATTGGAAATCCAGGCAACACTTCGCAAACCAACATGCTGTTTGTAATAAAAAGCGATTCTGAGAAAAATCAACCAGAAACATGCagatattccatttttcttgaaactctGATGCCGTTTTGAAGGGCGGGGAGAAATGTAGTACTTAGGCCAGTTTCATAATCCATCCGAAAATACTCCCTTGGTAAAGACCATTTCATCAGAAAGTCGCCTTCAAATAGAGCTTGAAAGTGGCTCCGGTTTCATGAACATATTCCGACCGTCTTTTGAAGAAATCTTTCTTTTATTCGAAAGTGTTAAATTTCCTGGGGTTGGCTACTCTTAGAACTAGTTTATTATAtgcatttggtaatatttcatacaaatttgaattttgtgtaTAAAGTGGAAGTAAGGGAAAGTCgttcatttaaaatatgataattataacaaaaaaagcTTGTGTGGTAGAGAAAAACGTGTGATGGAAATGACACAACAGAATGAGCTTATGTTTTGTAGAGAGCATGAGTGAAGAAAAGGATCCATTTCTTGTCATGAAGGGCCAATATCGGGACTTTATGAAGAAGGAAACTTCAAACCTTTTTCTAAtctcaaaattataataataattatatcagACAAAATTCAGCACCGTGATAAGTTAGTAGATAAGATGAAGATAATCGATGATCGTCAACCTTCGATAGAAGACGACAcctcaagaagaagaagaaaagttaTCGAATATAGTAGAAcctgaatagtttttttttcattgcgaACTATTTGAGAGAATTTGTATATTGATTTGTACATTATTAGAGTGTTTAATTGGTTCATATTTGAACCAGTCAACCAGAAAAAGACGTATGGtcagtttatcaaatcaaaCCTCTAGGCGATAGATAAACCAAGCCTACAAAAAACTGCTTCCAATACTTTATTAgttcataaaaatcattaacacTATAAGATGTAATtatctaataaaaaattattcaactttttcagatatatttaggtTGTTcttggtgaaatttgatttaaaTCCTTCTAGTTTGGTACCTATTGATATGAATATAAAATCTTCCGTCATAAAAGATGCTGTTGGGAAGGAAATAAAATTCCAATATTTTGGATTATTACCTATTGCTCTTTCTAACATAAACGTAAACGAGGTGAGTAAATCGTTTCTATTCCTGTATGCATAGGCGTAACGAGAGAGGGTTATTGAGGacataacaaaaaattgttagtaacaaacaaaaaattatgaaaaattgaaagatttagATTTTTCAAAGAGTACATGTTTCCAAAAATTGGGCCCTTCCCAGGGAGGTTTTTCAGTGGATTCTTTGAAATGTACGAGTGTACAGTTCTGTGGAGGATTAATGAATGAGTGCTGAAATGTTTCTGACCCCAAGTTGGCACTctactcgattttttttcattcaatattatcttTGTCTGTCTTAGAGTTCGAGCCTCTGGCCATGAAAGAAATTTTCTAGTTTCGACAGACTGTCAAACCATTCGTTGTTAGAGAAACAATTCGATGTGTAGTCTCAGAACTTATAGCCCACGGTtgcaaaaataaacataaattcaCATTGATTTTCCTAACTAACTCTCAAGATGTctcataaatattgaataatattctttCATATCATTTTTTTACAGTTTATGAGCGAAGATCAGTTTGTTAGGCCTATTCAACAGTTTGCATTATTGTTGTCCAAATATACACAGACATACTTCTATGAATTTCATTACGAGGGTCCACTTGGAGGAGTAGCCAACCGAACGTTgccaggtaatttttttttttttttgagctgattaaTTACCATGAAGATGTGAATATTTATAAGGTGTTGCCCACACTGAGGAACTAGGATATTTATTCCGGAGGAATATTACTGGTAATGAAGTTGATGATCTTATGAGAAGGAGGATGATTAGGTTATGGTCTAATTTCGTCAAGTTCAGGTAAATACTAGATCTAAATAAACTTAATAAAATAGAGTTTGGCTGAATAAAAACGCCAAATACACACAAGAAATTGATCtctaatctgaatttttcagaaatccAACTCCAGAACTAGACGATCTTCTCCAGAATGTGACGTGGTTACCAGTTTCATCAAATGAGGATATGCACTATATGAAAATAGATAAGGAGttgataatttcaaagaatCCAAGGAAAAACGTTGGAAATTTCTGGACCGACTTGTATAATAGATATGGACAGCCACCATATGACACTTACTAAATGAGTTCATTATGAATTATTCTTTGTacctgaaataaaattttttgttgaatcttGACATTTAATTGAACTGGTGAACCCCTTGAACTCCAACGTCTTTAATAATTAATCTAGTAAAGTTAAGGAGGAAGGGAATTAGCTGCTTATCTACCTAGCTGGTAGATCCACAAAGCTCATAGATCAATAGAGCGTATACCTAGAACCATAGATTTGGTGGATTAAATAAACTACTAGATCAACAGAGTCGATTGATCCAATATAGTGATGAACTCTTAAAACTGTTAGATGAATTGGGATAATTGAACCACAAAGTTTGTAAATCCATAATATAAGAGATGTTATATCTAAAACTTCAATCGAATGCTTGAATCTAGGTTCACTCTAAATGTCATAAAAACGATAAAATTTCTATatggaaatgaataaaatcttaCTGACCACCCTTTCGTCAGGGGTTTCTTAAATAAAATTAACATTTGTTTTTAAGTAGCTGTGACTATTATTAGGTTAGTTTCCATTGCATAAcattattcaaaaacaaaattttttagaactattcgatttttaattttaaattgaagGTTCATTTTGAGAACATGTGAATGAATATCCATGGTACAGGTTCTGCGGAATGTGAAAATTTTACCCTGCGAAATGCTTAACATTCAAAGTTCGTGCACAATGCAGCCAATTCTAGAGAATGCATCTGATGAACTATTCAGAGTTGCCAATGGAGTAGATTGGTGTCtggaaaataaaagttcttctGGGTATCACGTCGAATTCTCCCCAGATTAAAAAATATCTGCTCCCAAGGTTTGCGTTCGTTTGGGAATATATCGTGCAACATTTCTCAGGCATATAATATTCCACAATGTTATAAAATAATAtctgttgatgaatttgaagtgAGTTCAAAACTGACCAGTTACACAATGTGATCCTCAAACAGTTAATAACATTATTTTGGTAGTAGAAACATAAAACTTGTTTTGATCATGTAATAATATATTAATTCAGATATGATTTTGCTATGCATCAAAAGTATCGAAGAAAATGGAAGAAGCACAAAGGAAAAATTTCGCAAATAGATTGTGGCTTCAATATCAAAGTTTCTCCAATAAGAATGATACTATTTGAAATGGTTACAACACCGTctattattttatgaaatttcagtAATTTATACCATTAGATTATAAAAAGATACACGCTCCAAAAAAACTTCCAGAAAATTCTAGAGAGAAGATTTTGAAAAGTTAGAGTTGCATGTATCACTTTTGAAGGTAACTATGATGACGAATAAAgtagaatttttgagaaaaaatgtgcTTTTACTTACTAGGGCAGAAACTTTTGATACAAAATGGTTTTAAATTCTCATATACTTGTAACTTGTATAAGGAGTAGCATATCAAGATATGACCATATTTGGAGGActtcttttcaattcaatattatatGACCAGTTGAAGAATCCTCCTGAAATTTTTTCCCCCGCTAATATATCAATATACCcctattgacatcgaagtaaaGTTGAAATCCCCATAGGAAAGGGATTGAAGGATTTTCTCTGAAGGAGCAGTGATGATGGTCCAACACTCGAGTATTTGAGGAAAAGCGGTTTTTATTCGAGGATTTTACAATTTAACCCTTGGCGGTTTGATATCCGGGGTCAAGTGTCAACGATCTCTTGGGGAAAAATATGCTCAAACACTGCGAGGCTAGTCAGGGTTCAAAGCGCGTTCATTCGGAATATGCGGATGTTTACTTATTCGCTAACTTTATTTTTGGTGGTCAAAAATTTCAGTCGAACTAGATAAAGGGGTTGAATGAAGTAGTATAGGGTTTTCCATTATGATACCTACTAAAATAAATgggtatattttgagagaaatcaatggatattcATTTCATTGCAAAAAGGGAGGAGTTTTTTCATATTCTCCTTCCCATTAGAGGGAATAtcctgaaattataatatatgatGGCAGACAGACAattttcaattccggaaaaagtacatcctcgagcgggactcgaacccgcaacctccgaaccACTAGTCCAGTGCTCCACCAACCGAGCTACCTCATATCAAGGAACCTCTTCTTCCAGAATCAAAAGTAGTATCTCTTACAAGCTATGTAGTTAGCAAGGGTTCTGGAGCTTAATGCTGGAAGGGAACTCATCTTgtatataattatatttcagaCGTTAAAAACCATTTTTCCGGATATCCTGTAATGATCAGAGAACCATGGGAAAGAAGGTAGAAATTGGTGTTCTTGTTAAATTTCTTGAGGTTATATGCCTCAGGGAACACATCCCTTGGCAATGAGTTTCCGAGCCTCGCTGTTCGTTGGAAGAACGAGTCTAAGAAAAGCGATGTTCATCAGATCTCAAAAAGGAAGACTGAACATTATGGTTCAATATTGAAGAGACAGCCAGGGGAGAAAGTTTGCTGATATTTCAGAAGAGCATCACCCATGGAAATATCTAGCCAGATCACCCACTTTTCCATAGGGTTTCAAAGAAGGGAGTGAGTTTGTGAGCGTGGCTTCTCCGACGAGGCGAATTGCCCTGTTTTGGACCGAATCCAATATATTTAGGTGCAGCTCTCCAAACCTGGGAATAGTACTCCAGGATAGTTTGAATATGTCCGTCAGAGATATGTGTATCTAGAGAAGAGACATGCTTGTGTTTCACGTTTAAGTCTACCAAGTTTTTGGATCCCCATTCGAGTATTGTTGCCAAGTCCAGATTTCTGTTGTTAAAATTACTTCCTCGTTCCATTATGATTTGGCGGGCTGGTATTGAAGCCCTGGAAGAAAATTCGGTATGGATGGTGTACTATCATCCGCAAAGCTGTGTACTGGACACTCAGTTTCTTTCAGCAAATTGTTGATGTGAAATAAAAACAGTGTTGGAGCCTGAACTGACCCATGCGGAACACCAGCATTTATTGATAGAGAGTCAGATGAAACTCCATCGACCACTGCATGTACACTGTTTGAGAGAAAACTAGCCAGTAAGAAGAAAGCTTTGGGGGTAAGCCATAACATGGAAGCTTGGCGATCgaatatttttgaagttttcagaACGACGGCTACGGTTTCAACATATTTCTAAA carries:
- the LOC123676187 gene encoding venom carboxylesterase-6-like, whose translation is MILNFRFRRKNTMISKKYSSLLCCTLLFVQIIHICHCTIVKTTNGLIEGEINYTVPEKKLYYAFRSIPYAKPPVGELRFQAPQPIDNWEDVLPTKTDSPRCIQTHSKEIVGQEDCLYLNVYTPQISNDTRRLLPVMVWIYGGAFIYGNSEYDDASPDYFLDQDIVFVSINYRLGVLGFLSLNHLVAPGNYGLKDQNMGLRWVKENIKSFGGDPDQITLIGQSAGSVSVSYHLQSPLSAGLFSGAILESGTSLCLWSLSRKGPQAASGIAVGLNISVDSPQSIINGLRSVKAEELHEIAADIQNKELTGSNPRDGFIFAPVIEPKHEGAFFTEKSYELLREGKFSQVPVIVGYNSLEAAFDLPDIFRLFLVKFDLNPSSLVPIDMNIKSSVIKDAVGKEIKFQYFGLLPIALSNINVNEFMSEDQFVRPIQQFALLLSKYTQTYFYEFHYEGPLGGVANRTLPGVAHTEELGYLFRRNITGNEVDDLMRRRMIRLWSNFVKFRNPTPELDDLLQNVTWLPVSSNEDMHYMKIDKELIISKNPRKNVGNFWTDLYNRYGQPPYDTY